TCTTTCCTTGTCATGTGGGATGTTAAAATGATGTGGGATCGCCAAGGACAATGGTCACAAAAGAATCCTTGAGTTGTTTTACCGTGCAAAAAAATGTGCTCTCATAGCAAGGTGGCAGGACTCATGGCCAGAGAGCGCTGCACTGGGATTGTGGAAAGTGagtgattatatacttttaagtttgtggagggagggaagggtagagatAACATAAACGTCTAAGGAATTTCCGTATGCTGAAAGTGACCTTGGAGGTCTCGCTCCTGTCGAGGATAATGGTGCTTTTAGTCTCCAACAAAACATCAGCATCAGAGTATCCATGAGTTCCTGGAGAATGTCATTCCCTGCATTTCTTGGGGATTTATCAGTGAGCTACAGTTGTTGGGAATCTGACTTCGAGCAACATTTCTCATGCTTTTTGTTCTCTTCATCAATAATACCTTTACAATCAAACGGCATTGTATCGGGAAACTTTTCTGACCTCTGCTGGGCTCCTCACGGGTCTGTGGTCAGGACTGAATCTCTACCTGGTATTTCTAGGGCCCATCCATGACATTGTGTCTGTGGCTGTCATGCTCTTCTGTTTCAGCCGGATTCTTGGTCTTATTTCTACATTTCGATTTGTTGGATAGTCGTCTATTTACAAATTACGTACGCTTATGTGTATTCTTTGAGTTGCATCTCACTGCGCCTACATCCGTACATAAACTTGCTTTCCTTCCATTACAAAAGCTATCTCCACACCTGTAATGGAGAGTCAGCTAACTGTGCTCCAAATCCTCCTCTGAGCCCTGCTCCATAGATATGTCCCCAATTAAATCACTGAAGTATAATTATACACAATACACCGCGTATTGAAAGGGTACAATTTGGTACGTTAAAGGAGCTACACAAGAATGTAGAgcacatggggtgcctgtgtggctcagtctcttaagcatgtgactgcagctcaggtgcatgggttcgagccccccacctggctctctgctgacagctagagcctggagcctacttcggatcatgtgtctccctctctgtcaaccctcccccgctcatgctctgtctctctctctctctctcttcaaaaataaataaatgtttaaaaattttacaaaaaatataaagaaaagcacATAGTGCAAGTTTCCATCTGTGTATAATTTAAGGGTCTACATAAGCTTTAATTGCTTTCTTAGGTAATTGTTAAAAATTCAAGCTCCCTGAGcctctctttccttatttctgtagGCAGTGCGGACGCTAAACGTTAATTCCTATGAATcttgtaaggaaaaaaattaaatgcatttttactcaaagaaaacattcAAGTGTAGTGGttgtgtcttgtgtgtgtgtgtgtacattttcctttcaaataatcACACTCcccatacatgtacacacacagatgaTTTATGATTTCATCTTTTATGTTGCAAGGAGACTTGAGAGACAGTTGGACAGGAGAGCACTGAAAAGAATGAATGGTTGtagcaacaaaaaataaagggaaactaAATAAAGAACATATGTAAAAGGAAGTGGTAATAgacacaaaattttaatttatcacaTGTTACCATAATTCTGATGATGAGTTCCTTTCTTGTGTCACTGCCTCAAAGGATTCATGGTCAGACCACACTCACATTGATGCCCCACAGAAATCACTGTATCAGGTAAAGGGGCAAAATGTTTcaaaatctatttcattttatttctattaatgtGGTTTCTTTACATGTCAATTGCCCTTACCCAAAGGAAGCTGATAAATGAATTGAGAGTCTTAAACTCAGTTCCCTCAAATCATTTTATTGACTCTGTCCCTATGAGATTCTTACTGCTGCTGTAAAATGTCCCCATTTTAGCtgcttaaaatgaacaaatacacaCTCTTACAATTCTGGAGTCAGAAGCTTGGAAGGAGTTTCATCAGGTTAGCAGCAAGATGTCTTCAGGGTTGAGTTCCTGCTGGAGGctcaggggagaatctgtttcctttccatttccagtCTGTCACTGGTCACCTGCAGTTCTTGGTTCATGGCTCTTCCTCCACCTTCAGAGCCTGCGGGTAAGTTTTCAAAGTCTCTCTAGCACCAActcttttgtctccctcctcAACATTTGAAGGACTGTCGTGATTGCCTTTGTCCCACCTGGACAATCACAGCTCTTTTCCTCTCAATGGCAGCTGATCAGCCGCTCCGATCAATCTGTTACCTTAACCCTTCTTTGctataaaaaataacatgttgTAGATACTAGGGATTAGGATATGAACATATTTGGGAGGGCCTTATTTTGCCCACTACAAAGCCTTTTTCATAAGTGTATTATTTTGGTCACTTATAAAAGCAATAAACACAGAATTGACACAGCCTGAAGAAGGAGCGAATACACAATCCTTTCACAATTACAGGCACGTAAGGACAAGATTTGGTGCAGAAGCCTTCACGCTACCTACACTTATCTCTAACACAGGATCATCTTCTTGCTAATCAAACAGTGGTCCACAGACCCGGACCTGCACTTCAACATCACTCAGGAGCTtggagaaatgcagaatctctggACCACCCAGGACATGAGATAAGATTTTGCATTTGTAGTGGGATCCGTGTGGATTCACGGGCACAGTGAAGTTGGAGACATGCTGGTCTAGCTGGGTTTCTCACCGTTTATGGTGGACATTGGTGGCAGGATAACAGTATTTTGGGGGTGCTTTCCTGGGGATTGTAGGTGTTTGACAGCTTCCGTTCAGACTTTGACAGACGTCCCAGGGGAAAATTCATTTCTGGCTGAGAACCACGACCCCAAATTTGAGAACTGGAAGCATCCTGACAGAATCAAACTCAAGGGACACCACATACTCAGATATTAAATTTGGACAGATGACATCACCAAGCACCATTTCTACAATGTAGAATGGAGTTCATGTGTTTCCAGGATTAAATAAACATCCTTTATAAGATGTTTATAAAGATCAAATCAAAACTCCCTATGAGATGTTAAGCTCACATTGTAGTACACAAAAGGATCTAAATACATCTTGTTCTATTTAACAAGCATTTTATAACAAAGAACCAAATGGCAGCTTTTAACTTGTGATAAAGTAGGTGATGGCAAAAGTGTCTTGACGCCAATGTGTTTAGTGCCCAAGGTCTATTATCAGAAGAAGTCAGTTTTCCGCcttattaaaaagaatagatattgggtcgcctgggtggctcaaatggttgAGAttatgatgtgagccaaaatcaagtcaggtgtttaacagcctgagccacccaggagacgcacatttattcattttaaacacaAACTCATTTCTAATCTCTTATTTTATGTTGAAAGGAAATTTAAGGGAAAGTTGCAgaataaatgtttgaattaaCATGCATTTAAAAGAATGCGTACATGTAGacaaaaagatataaagtaaATGAGAGACATACATTTAAATGATGACTTACTTTTCCTGTTGTAATGtctcaaagacatcaaaatctgAAGTACGTTTGAATTTATGCATTGAGAAATTCTTTACCAGTTAAAGAGGATTAATAACTCCAAATTGattctaaatttcttcttttacttgaATATGGGATTACAACACAAAATGCCTTTACCCAGGGGAagttaaatggatgaatgaagaagcTTAATCTCAGGGTCTTAACAAAACTTAATTGGGAAAATTGTATTAAAGTCCTAATGCTAATGTAAAATGACTACATTAGTGTTCTAAAACATTTATGCTGGATGCATGgatggttcagtcaattaagcatctgattttggctcagccatgatctcagggttcatgatcttgagccccacgtcaggtgagccccacttctctctcccacctctctctctctctctctctctctctgcccctcatgggattctctctttgccccttgctcacttgtgctttttctccctacctcaaaaacaaattaattaaattaatatagtataatatgatataaaaaataaacacattatgtTCTTATAATTCTGTGAATCAGAAGCTGAAGTCGTTCTCATTGGGCTAATATGAAGATGTTTGCAAGGCTTGGTTCCTTCCGGAAACTACAGGGAAGAATCTGTTTACTTTTCTATTCCAAGCTTATATTATACTGCAAAAAGTATctataaaaatagatctaccctatgacccagcaatagcactgctaggaatttagccaagggatccaggagtgctgatacataggggcacttgtaccccaatgtttatagtggcactttcaacaatagccaaatgatggaaagagcctaaatgtccatcaactgacgaatggataaagaaattgtggtttatatacacaatggaatcctacttggcaatgagaaagaatgaaatctggccttttgtagcaacgtggatggaactggagagtgtgatgctaagtgaaataagtcctacagagaaagacagataccatatgttttcactcttatgtggatcctgagaaacttaacagaagactatgagggaggggaagggaaaaaaaagttagagaaggagggagcaaaccataagagactcttaaaaactgagaacaaactgagggttgatggggggtgggaggggggtggtaggtgatgggcattgaggagggcacctgttgggatgagccctgggtattgtatggaaaccaatttggcaataaatttcatattaaaaaaaagtatctaaacATATGCCATACAACTAACAAAAGCTTCACAAAGAGGGGCTAAAGAGCAGCTCTTAACTTGTGACATAGTATGAAATTCCTAAATGTTTGGCAAATGTGTCATGAAGCTGAGGTATGTAGTGCTTGGGGTTTATATCAAGGAACTTAGTTGCCCTCcttgttgaaaaggaaaacaggaatgtTCTATAGatggcagggctgtgtctccacCACAAGAGGTACATGGTCTAATATATATTCCAAGGCGACTTTTGTAACACAGAGGTCACAACTCAATCAGCACGTGGTATTTTGGAGGTCCAAGGAGTGTAATCCAGACATATTGCTAGTCCTAGACTTTGGGGAAATGCCGAAATCAGGCTTGGGGTAAGGTGCTGGGAGGTCTGTACTCTGGGAGCAGCGGTGTGCACAAGGAAGGATTAATCAACCCCGGATATGCGTGGTTATAACCTGGTCTATTGGGAAGACAATCTACAGGAAAACTTTCCCTTGTGTCCACACCAGTGTCCCCCAGGAAATCATGTGCTGTAGGTCAGAGGAGTGGGAGGGAAACGTGCCCTCtcaacagaagaggaaactgtaAGTATCTCCTGTGTGAAGTCCCTCTGCTTGTACCACCTGATGGGACCTGGTTGTTGCTTCTGGAGTCTGAAGCTTGGCTGGGAGACTCATGCTAgcctccttcctcctgtcttGTGTGGGGACAGAGTTTGGCCGCCACCAATAACCAACCATCCTGGGGAAATTCAGACTGCCGCATGGGCACATCTCCCTCAAGGCTCCCATCCAGGTGAGActggtgattttatttattcttgggaagCTTATTCATTGAAATCCAGGTACCATTTTACATTGTTTAGGGGAATGATAATGGATCCGGATGTCTTGAGTTAGAGCCACTCCGAGCTTAATTGTTGGGGTGAGGGTTGAGAACTCATGGAAAGAACACAGCCCAGAGAGCAatgatttggggtgtgtgtgtgtgtgtgtgtgcaccttgTGGAATGGGATACGTACACAGAGCAGAGGTATATGGTCTAATATATTCCAAGATGACTCTTGTAACACAGAGGCCAGAAATCAACACATGGTATTCAGTAGGAGCTCTATGTCAATTTAAAGGATGCCTTTGCAAGTAGATtctaaaatacaagaaatatatAGTGTGGGTGAGTGACTCCTTTCTCTTGAAGGGGAACCAGCAACGAGGCCACCTATTTCTTTGAAATTGCCTGGCACGATCTCTGATCATTTTCCTGCTCATTCCCCTTCCCAAACATGCTTCCTGTTTTGGACCCAAATAGCTCGAAGTAGGATCATCCTCGGGGTCTTAGCAGAGGCCATTCCCTCTGCCAGCACACACTTCCCcagacaggctctgggctcctgctttcctttccttgagGTCTCTGTTCTAAGGTCACCTGTTCACCGCTCTTGAAAAAACACCAATTACAAAGTAACCCTCGTCACCACACTCTTCTTTACACTGACACTGGTTTCCTCAAAGTTCTTAACACCTTCTGAtgtcttattaatatttttatttgtttctaatcACTCTCCTTCATTAGATTATAGTGGCTTTTGGTTTTCAGTATCCCGTGCTCATGGCCTAGACAATGCCTGGAACATATTTGACACTCAGTATATATTCCTCCAATGCAGGAAAGATATTCTTAGTAAAAGAGTAAAATGCAAGACCTCTGTTGGGGAATGCGGAGAATGAGACCAAAATGCCTAATCAGAGATGCAATGAGAGGGAATCCTTTCAAGGGGATAATCCATACACAAGACAATGAAATTAACTTCTTGACTGCACAATATAAATTGGACCCTTTCAACTATGTGAGAAATGCCTTCAGGTGAAAATTGATGatatctctttcctctttctggggCCAGTTCAACCTCATGGAACCAGGAAATGATACACGACTATTAGAATTTCTGCTTCTGGGATTTTCAGAGGGACCAGAACTTCAGCCCCTCATATTTGGGCTTTTCCTCTCCATGTACCTGATCACTGTGTTTGGCAACCTGCTCATCCTCCTGGCCGTCAGCTCTGACTCCTGCCTCCAcacgcccatgtacttcttcctggccaacctgTCCTTTGTAGACATCTGCATCACCTCCACAATCATCCCGAAGATGCTGGTGAACATCCAGACTCAGAGTAAAGTTATAACCTATGACGACTGCATCACACAGATGgactttttcttaatcttttcagTGTTGGACATGTATCTCCTGACCATGATGGCCTATGACAGgtttgtggccatctgtcaccccCTGCACTACACAGTCATGATGAAACCCCAGCTCTGTGGACTGCTGGTTCTGGTGTCCTGGATCATGAGTGTCCTGCATTCCTTGTTACAAACCTTAATGGTGTTGCAGCTGTCCTTCTGTACAGAGGTAGAAATTCCCCACTTTTTTTGTGAACTCAATCAGATGACCCAACTGGCTTGTTCTGACACCTTTTTTAATAACTTGGTGATGTATCTTGCAGCTATGCTGCTGGGTGGTGGTCCCTTCATTGGGATCCTTTACTCTTACTCCAAGATAGCTTTCTGCATACAGAGAATCTCATCAGCTCAGGGCAAGTATAAAGCGTTTTCCACTTGTGCATCTCACCTCTCCGTTGTCTCTCTATTTTATTGTACTGGTCTGGGAGTGTACCTCAGCTCTGCTGCCACCCAGAGCTCCCACTCAAGTGCCACAGCCTCGGTGATGTACACGGTGGTCACacccatgctgaaccccttcatctacagcctgaggaacagaGACATAAAGGAGGCTCTGAGGAGATTCTCTGGGATGGCAGCTATAAAAGTTCCAATTGTCCTGGGGTTGAAGAATTTCCCATGATTGCAGGCCTCATGGTCTTAAACGgataagttgtgtgtgtgtgtgtgtgtgtgtgtgtgtgtgtgtgtgtgtttaaagcaaATTGTGGGTATAGAGaatgcttctttcatttatttcctggaatttttattttttcaactacTCAGTacaatttacttacttatttaaaaaactttttttttttttacctttctctgaTATGCAATcattattccttcattttcttcctttatttctaccAATcactgagcatggaatgtttttccatttctttttgtcttcttcaatttctttcgtaaaCCTTCtattcagtgtacagatcttttacctttatTTGTAAATTGATTCCCAACCTGTGATATGGAAAACTTAGGAATTCCCATTTATCTAATGGAACTGCTTGGATTTCTTAAGAATAATTTATTCCCAAATGACAAAAATTACCCCATTTAATACGTCTTTAGTTTTCCGAAAAGAATATTCATTTGTTACCGCTCTGATGGAAAAAATTCAGTTTGATCAGTAGttcatttctattctattctgttttattctattctattctaaatCTGACACCACAGTTTTTCACTTTGTGTCTGTCATTCTTTTGTATATCACTACAATAACTGTTCTTCCTGATGAACAGATAAGTGTGTTTTATAAGAGACCATTAGCTTTTTTCTCCGAATTAGGATCCTGTTCTCTTCTCAGGCTCTATGTCCCCAGTGCTTACATTAGTCACTTGCAAAACTGATTATCAAGAACTTGTCTACCAGTGGAGTCTACACggaaacagaaattcaaaaaaGTAGAATGACTTAATACGGCCTTGGAGTCAAAGATGACCTCGACTAtgataaagcaaattttaaattctcctttGTATTACTATGCTCTACATTTCTTCTCAAGCTGTACATCTCTCTATCAAGTATGGAATAGCAGTGGCAGTGTTTAAGGGGATTTATTCGCTGGGGTGAATGATTGGTTACTTATTGCTGTCAAAagacttataaataaaaacaataaaatggtcctgaaagaaattaaagaatacataaataaatgggatgGCCTCCTGTGCTCGTGCttggaagattttttatttaattttaggatggttttaaaaatgttttccaagcataccccatttttgttattttcaaattatcattgaatctgtagatcttTGGGTagaattgccatcttaacaactttaattctaatttaaatttctCCTAACAAAGGACCACAGCTTTGCTCTCAGTCTGGGCTCCACATCCAGGACCAGCGGCATCAAACCCACCAGGGAGCTTGTTAGAGAAGCAGGGTCCTCGGGGCCCCTGGAGACCTGAGGAATCAGAATTTGCGTTTCAACTACAGTCCCTGGTGAATTGTGTGCACAGTGGAGAAACCTTAGTGTGGAACAGGTTTCCTCACCTTCTCGCCATTGACCCTTGGAGCTGGATAACTATTTTTGTCGAGTGCTGTCCTGTGGCTGATGGTATTCAGAAGCACCTCTTCAGACATGGACAGAAATCCCAAGAGCAACTCTGGTTGGGAACCACTTCCCAGAGTTTCAGAACCGGAAACATCCCGACATCATTCCAATTAAGACTACATGCTGATTGGTTTGTGCCTTTGAGCAGAACATTGAATTCCTCTGAGCCCATTTCTACAATAGCGAATACAGCTCATGAAAGTACTACATAATAGATTatacttttgtaaaaattaaaccaTAGAATCCCTTTAGGGTGCTAAGCTAGTCTATGCTGCAGAAAATCGAAATGTATCTCTTATAATTAATAAACACTTCATTATGAGGGAAAAATGACAGTTTGTAACTTGTGATCTAATAATGAAATTCCTAATTGTTTCTGCTAAACTATTACACAACCAAAGAGGTTAGTAccccaactttttaaattttatttactgaaattcaaggatccaagaagctcagaggGTCCCCGAGGGACTGTGATGAACAGTAACCTCCTCGTTTCTGGCAGCTTTTCACCCGACCACCTCCCCCGATGCCCAGCAAAAACTATGTGAGAACACATTTACCTCCCCCCAAAGATGAATGTGCCAATATCTTCCTAATGTCAAACACCTTACATATGGCAGGGccaagggaaaaaatgagcaagAGGATAAGCCAACACTTCACAAAAGGAAGCACACACGATTGGCTGCCAGGTGCGCAGTTACAAGGTCAACCACGGAAGACTTCGCTTTCATGTGCCTCTCGCATCATTACTTGGGCAATTCGTCTTCATGGGGGCTGACAGCAGGTGAGGGCAGCCCTGTTATCCCTTtcgctttttaatgtttatttctttcagagagagagagagagagagagcacaagcaggggagggagggtgagagagagagagcacaaagcaggggagggacagagagagtcccaagcagcctccatgctgtgggcacagagcccaacatggggctggatctcacgaacggtgagatctgagctgagccgaaaccaagaagaggtctcttaacccactgagccacccaggcgctcgtCTCCCTTCCCTATGTGACGTCCTCTCATTGATACTCTTGGACTCTGGGTATTGGTCTCTTTTTCACAAACCCAAGGGGCACCTCGAATCCTCATTCTGTATGTCAGCCAGTGGACAGAGGCTTCCCCAGACCATGCTCTGTAAATGCTCCCGACATCACGACAGTCCAGTTTTGTACCAAATAACTTGTTTCACATGATTATGCTTGACTGCATGATGCCATCcgtacatttatatttttgttctctgtccttggtgctacacagaaacagaagctggTGAAGGGATTTCACCTTCtttgttcacttttgtttttgtcacaaatgtgtgtgaatatatgGTTAGTATGAAAACCCCAaggatatgaaaaattatagattttaaaaaataaagggaaaatgaaaccAGGTTAAAATGACTAGTTTCCAAACAACTGTCCACAGCAAAATTAtgagaaaactaaaaactaaCTGAAATTggctataaaaaagaaactgttaatGATATCAACATGGATTCATAACTAAATTGTCAATGGCCTACACGcgaaaaaatgtaatatataatgttCCTACAATGCTCAGTTTGTATTTGTGGGATGACTCAGAAATTAGGTCTCAAAGTATAAGGACATTGACCATATGGCAAGGttgcatttcatttcattggAAAAGGTTGAATTGTAAATAACATCCAGAATAAAGGGATGTCTACACTAATACTGGCATCAATGGATATCTATCTGGAAGAATATGAAACTGGTCCTCTCCCGCAGACACGTTACCAACATCAGAGGGATTGTGACCTCAGTGTAAGTGTAACCATACAATATAGCAGAACGTCAAGGAAACTACATACAACATTCACAGGTGAGCAAACCCACTAAATAAAGCCATAATCTCAGAAGTAAGAAGatagatttatttaaataaaattaaaaaattttatgatcAAAATATGTTGCAAAAATCAATTGAGAAACAATGATCTCAGGAAATCGTTTGAAATGttgataatgttttaaaaataaaagagagcgagagaaaaaATAACCTATGGgcatataacaataataaaaccaaTCAGAATGGTCATCAAACATATGACCTTGGCTGAAACTGAGGGATGGTTTAGGAAAATAACAAGAATTGTCTCTTTCACCCAGCAGCCTGGAAAAAAACTTACAGGACTGTTACACTGTTTGTGCTTGAAACTTTCAAATAGGAGCCAAAGGGTTATTCTGAATTTGTTGGCATAAGAGTAAGTGTTACAAGGTTGAAGGCAGAACCTGAAAGTGACTGTATTACAGATACTGACATTCTTTCACCAGGAGTTTCCCAGTCTCTGCACCCATCCTGCCCAGAGCCTGCCCTGTGGTGAGGAGTGTCCTGTGCCCTGTAAGATGTTcacagcatccctgacctctgtgCACCCCTCTCCAGTGTGACAGAcaaagtgtctccagacattgatcaatgtcccctgggggacaaaatTATACTCCATTAGAAACACGCAGTGAATTTAACAATCTCAACATATTTTTTCTAGCATGGCCATAATAGCAATTGAATGATATAGAATAAGAAAgatcttcggggcgcctgggtggctcagtcggttaagcgtccgacttcggctcaggtcatgatctcaccagccatgagttcgagccctgcgtctggctctgtgctgacagctcagagcctggagcccgcttcagattctgtgtctccctctctctctgcccctcccccgttcatgctctgtctctctctgtctcaaaaataaataaacggtaaaaaaaaaaaaaattaaaaaaaaaaaaaaagaaagatcttcaAAAGTGTGAATGGCAGTCATTCGGGCAAAACTGACATTAGCactgaataaatacattataacTTAATTAAACGAGCAAACACACGGACACAGCGATATGCTCTGGGCTAAACTGGATTGGCCCTCAGGAGATGACATTTAGTGTTCTCGACTTCCACTGTGTCTGACCCTCTCATCCACGACTACAAGGCTGAGTTGTCTGACAGGAAGGTCTCCTTGTGGAAGTCTGAATCCCTCCCTGGATGCTGAATTCCTCCCTGGATGCTAGATTATAGATCATTTTCTCCTCAATGGAGAAAGCAGGAAGGTCAGAGACGCTTCAGCCCCCAGCCATTATTAGTACTCAGAACAAAGAGATGAAAACCACACCCACTCCTGTCTAAGGTTGCACACACTGACAGACAGGACTAGGAGGTATTTTCGGCACCCGGTATCTGCTCGTTAGGTACATGTCTCTCTTCTTACTCCAGCATGGCTCCCAAGTGGACAACCCTTTGGCACACAAAggacatttctctaatgactctCTGATCCCAAGAGACCAGTTTGGAAGTAGTAACTGCAGTTAggttttttgttcttccttttccatgAATGTGACCCCTTCCTGATGAGTAAACTCACAGCACCACTGTGAGTTACAGTTTCCTCCAGGTCTATGTatatgggatcaattccttgatttctctttctgttgcttcattattgctgtatagaaatgcaaccgatttctgtacattgattttatatcctgcaaaaattcttaagatactagcaaattgaattcaacagtatatccaaagaattattcaccatgatcacatgggattcattcctgagctgcaagtctggttcaatgtttgcaaatcgatgtgatacatcacattaatagaagaaaggacaagaaccatatgatcctatcagtggatgcagaaaaagcattcaccAGAATACAgaatctttcttgataaaaatcctcaagaaagtcgggatagaaggaacataccttaacaccA
This DNA window, taken from Panthera tigris isolate Pti1 chromosome A2, P.tigris_Pti1_mat1.1, whole genome shotgun sequence, encodes the following:
- the LOC102961223 gene encoding putative olfactory receptor 7A2; this translates as MEPGNDTRLLEFLLLGFSEGPELQPLIFGLFLSMYLITVFGNLLILLAVSSDSCLHTPMYFFLANLSFVDICITSTIIPKMLVNIQTQSKVITYDDCITQMDFFLIFSVLDMYLLTMMAYDRFVAICHPLHYTVMMKPQLCGLLVLVSWIMSVLHSLLQTLMVLQLSFCTEVEIPHFFCELNQMTQLACSDTFFNNLVMYLAAMLLGGGPFIGILYSYSKIAFCIQRISSAQGKYKAFSTCASHLSVVSLFYCTGLGVYLSSAATQSSHSSATASVMYTVVTPMLNPFIYSLRNRDIKEALRRFSGMAAIKVPIVLGLKNFP